The Methylomarinum vadi genome has a window encoding:
- a CDS encoding type II toxin-antitoxin system VapC family toxin gives MKLLLDTHIFLWLNASPEKITEAVRLACENENNALYLSMASVWEMQIKQQLGKLQFNTPWRDMLDIQQQDNGLIVLPIELAHIEALQALPAVHRDPFDRLLIAQAIQESMTIVTVDGSFAEYPVSIIA, from the coding sequence GTGAAATTATTACTGGACACGCATATATTTCTCTGGTTAAACGCTTCGCCTGAAAAAATAACCGAGGCGGTACGGTTAGCGTGTGAAAATGAGAATAACGCGCTGTATTTGAGCATGGCGTCGGTTTGGGAAATGCAAATCAAACAGCAATTAGGCAAGTTGCAATTCAATACGCCTTGGCGGGATATGCTCGATATTCAGCAACAGGATAATGGCTTGATTGTGTTGCCAATTGAACTGGCTCATATCGAAGCTTTGCAAGCCTTGCCGGCCGTTCATCGCGATCCTTTCGACCGGCTTTTGATTGCGCAGGCCATTCAAGAATCGATGACCATTGTCACGGTTGACGGTAGTTTTGCTGAATATCCGGTTTCGATTATCGCTTAA
- a CDS encoding thymidine phosphorylase family protein, giving the protein MSVDMLKIRRVGIDTYHENVAYMNRECEIYRAEGFQALSKILVSANGNRVLSVLNVVDDNSIVLPGELGLSEQAFSQLNLDEGGLVTVNHAEPPKSMDAVRRKINGERLDQDDFNNITLDIVENRYSKMEMAAFLVATGQNNLDRDELLYLTRAMLNSGERMDWHEPLVVDKHCIGGIPGNRTSMLVVPIVAAHGMLIPKTSSRAITSPAGTADTMEVLASVDLTPERLLEIVHEERGCLAWGGTAKLAPVDDLLISVERPLGIDSQGQMVASILSKKLAAGSTHLIVDIPVGPTAKVRHMRQALALRKLFEFVGDRLNLHLEVMITDGRQPVGLGIGPVLEARDIMKVLNNDPSAPPDLRQKSLQLAGRIIEFDPDVRGGQGYAIARDILESGRAWTKMNEIIKAQGEKEIDLKPGELCYEVLADEDGVVTDIDNFQTAKIARLAGAPMDKKAGVDLLKKMGDKVEKGEPLYRIHAEFQADFKFAKSLARHDSGYRIGDDAQLLKPQISF; this is encoded by the coding sequence ATGAGTGTTGATATGTTAAAAATCCGGCGGGTGGGAATCGATACTTACCATGAAAACGTCGCTTACATGAACCGCGAATGCGAGATTTATCGGGCCGAAGGATTTCAGGCCTTGTCTAAGATTTTAGTCAGCGCCAATGGCAACAGAGTCTTGTCGGTGCTGAACGTGGTCGATGACAATAGTATTGTGCTGCCAGGCGAATTAGGCTTGTCCGAACAAGCTTTTAGCCAATTGAATTTGGATGAGGGCGGTTTGGTAACGGTCAATCATGCCGAACCGCCTAAATCAATGGACGCGGTTCGGCGCAAGATCAATGGCGAACGCTTGGACCAGGATGACTTCAATAACATTACTCTCGATATCGTCGAAAACCGCTACTCAAAAATGGAAATGGCCGCTTTCTTGGTCGCCACCGGGCAAAATAATCTCGATCGCGATGAATTGTTGTATCTGACCCGGGCCATGTTGAACTCCGGCGAGCGCATGGATTGGCACGAACCATTGGTGGTGGATAAGCATTGTATCGGGGGCATTCCCGGTAACCGCACTTCGATGCTGGTGGTGCCGATCGTGGCGGCTCACGGCATGTTGATTCCGAAGACTTCCAGTCGGGCGATCACCTCGCCGGCCGGAACGGCCGATACGATGGAAGTATTGGCCAGTGTCGACCTCACGCCGGAGAGGTTATTGGAAATTGTTCACGAAGAACGCGGTTGCCTGGCCTGGGGAGGGACGGCCAAGCTGGCGCCGGTCGATGACTTGTTGATTTCGGTGGAGCGTCCGCTGGGCATCGATTCGCAAGGGCAAATGGTGGCGTCGATCCTGTCGAAAAAACTGGCCGCCGGTTCGACCCATTTGATTGTCGATATTCCGGTCGGGCCGACGGCCAAGGTCAGGCATATGCGGCAAGCGTTGGCGCTCAGGAAATTATTCGAGTTTGTCGGCGACCGGCTGAATTTGCATTTAGAAGTCATGATCACCGACGGTCGCCAGCCTGTCGGTTTGGGGATCGGGCCGGTATTGGAAGCACGCGATATCATGAAGGTGCTCAATAATGATCCTAGTGCGCCACCCGATTTGCGGCAAAAATCTTTGCAATTGGCCGGACGCATCATCGAGTTCGACCCCGATGTTCGCGGCGGGCAAGGTTATGCGATAGCTCGGGACATTCTGGAGTCGGGCAGGGCGTGGACGAAAATGAATGAAATCATTAAGGCGCAAGGGGAAAAGGAAATCGATTTAAAGCCCGGCGAATTATGTTATGAAGTATTGGCGGATGAAGATGGAGTGGTGACCGATATCGATAATTTCCAGACGGCTAAAATCGCCCGTCTGGCCGGGGCGCCGATGGATAAAAAAGCCGGGGTGGATTTGTTGAAGAAGATGGGGGATAAAGTCGAAAAGGGCGAGCCTTTATATCGCATTCATGCCGAATTTCAGGCCGATTTTAAATTCGCCAAAAGCCTGGCCCGCCATGACAGCGGCTATCGGATCGGCGATGATGCGCAGTTACTTAAGCCGCAGATTTCCTTTTAG
- the sufU gene encoding Fe-S cluster assembly sulfur transfer protein SufU encodes MFDELRDLYQEVIFDHNRNPRNFRVIEDADRKVEGFNPLCGDRLTLYLKLDGDVITDASFQGSGCAISTASVSLMTEIIKGKTMAEAEELFHQVHEMVTGKDEKLNLEAIGKLAVLAGVRDYPARVKCASLAWHTLDAAIKNEEKSVSTE; translated from the coding sequence ATGTTTGACGAATTGCGTGATTTATACCAGGAAGTGATCTTCGATCACAACCGGAATCCGCGGAACTTTCGGGTTATCGAAGACGCGGACCGGAAAGTGGAGGGATTCAACCCGTTGTGCGGCGACCGCTTGACCTTGTATTTGAAACTGGATGGCGATGTGATCACCGATGCCAGTTTCCAAGGGTCCGGTTGCGCCATTTCGACGGCCTCGGTATCGTTGATGACCGAGATCATCAAGGGCAAGACCATGGCCGAGGCGGAGGAATTGTTTCATCAGGTTCATGAAATGGTAACGGGCAAAGATGAAAAATTGAATCTGGAGGCGATCGGAAAATTGGCCGTACTGGCCGGCGTGCGCGATTATCCCGCGCGGGTCAAATGTGCGTCTCTGGCTTGGCATACCCTCGACGCGGCGATCAAGAACGAGGAAAAATCGGTCTCCACCGAGTGA
- a CDS encoding Uma2 family endonuclease: MTPSTAPLRKHLTDLEEWHKMGESGIFPPDSHLELINGEIVEMSPIGSNHAGHLKRLNRLLNTLLKKEAIVSIQDPLQLGDFSEPEPDLMLLKPNPDFYCSRHPQAGDVLLLIEVADSSLEYDQTHKLRLYALHNVQEYWLLNLNDSCLEVYRRPRGETYEEKTTLRDGDTINPSLLPDIAIQVAAIL; the protein is encoded by the coding sequence ATGACGCCTTCCACTGCCCCTTTGCGAAAACACCTGACCGACCTGGAAGAATGGCACAAAATGGGCGAATCCGGCATTTTCCCGCCCGACAGCCACCTGGAACTTATTAACGGAGAAATTGTTGAAATGTCGCCGATAGGTTCCAATCATGCCGGCCATTTAAAAAGGCTCAATCGCTTATTGAATACATTGCTTAAAAAAGAAGCCATCGTCTCCATTCAAGACCCGCTTCAACTTGGCGATTTCTCGGAACCGGAGCCGGACTTGATGCTATTAAAGCCTAACCCGGATTTTTACTGCTCGCGACATCCGCAGGCCGGCGACGTTTTGCTGCTGATCGAAGTCGCCGACAGTTCCCTGGAATACGACCAGACCCATAAATTGCGCCTATACGCCTTACACAACGTTCAGGAATATTGGTTGTTGAATCTGAACGATTCCTGCCTGGAGGTTTATCGCCGTCCGCGCGGTGAAACCTACGAGGAAAAGACCACGCTGCGCGACGGCGATACAATCAATCCATCGCTATTGCCGGATATCGCCATTCAGGTCGCGGCCATATTATAA
- a CDS encoding ceramidase domain-containing protein: protein MPTNKANRSSVVLLLIGFIVLFIAIVQTTDPLPQDNAYHQFADKRPWLSLPNFFDIISNLPFAGIGVAGLILCLKDNPRLIIVSWSVFFTGLTLVCIGSSYYHWQPNNATLFWDRLPMTISFMALLAALLTENVWPRREQLLLPCALLLGLSSVVYWRVSHDLRFYAFVQFGTLLAIPLVVMVGKKRYTHRHYLLYGLLFYILAKLFELNDREIFRLTGQSLSGHTLKHLAAAAATYCVYRMLKQRSALV, encoded by the coding sequence ATGCCGACTAACAAAGCCAACCGGTCATCTGTTGTTCTGCTGCTGATTGGATTTATTGTTCTGTTCATCGCTATTGTACAGACCACCGATCCTTTGCCTCAAGATAACGCATACCATCAATTCGCGGATAAGCGCCCCTGGCTGTCGCTACCTAACTTTTTCGACATAATCAGCAACCTGCCTTTCGCCGGGATAGGAGTGGCCGGACTGATCCTGTGTTTAAAGGACAATCCTCGTTTAATCATTGTATCCTGGTCTGTATTCTTTACCGGTCTGACGCTAGTCTGCATTGGTTCCAGTTATTACCATTGGCAGCCGAATAACGCAACCCTGTTTTGGGACCGCCTACCGATGACTATCAGCTTCATGGCGCTATTGGCTGCTTTGTTGACGGAAAATGTCTGGCCGCGCCGGGAACAACTGCTGCTGCCTTGCGCGTTACTGCTGGGGTTATCCAGCGTCGTGTACTGGCGTGTCAGTCACGACCTGCGTTTTTACGCCTTCGTCCAATTCGGTACCCTGCTTGCGATACCGCTAGTCGTGATGGTTGGCAAAAAACGTTATACCCACCGCCATTACCTACTCTACGGCCTGCTATTCTACATCCTCGCCAAGCTCTTCGAACTGAACGATCGCGAAATCTTCCGGCTGACCGGCCAATCCCTCAGCGGCCATACCCTGAAACACCTGGCGGCGGCCGCGGCGACCTATTGTGTCTACCGCATGCTAAAACAGCGTTCCGCCCTCGTTTAA
- a CDS encoding ribose-phosphate diphosphokinase, translating to MLILAFSDYLPQAQRLAASLNLPVKEVFLHHFPDGESLVRLPVDLPEHVIVCRSLNQPNDKLIELMLTANTARQLGAKRLTLVAPYLCYMRQDIANQPGEAVSQRIVGQLLANLFDDVITVDPHLHRISSLDQAIPLQNAVSLTAAEPIARFLKQQLTHAVLLGPDDESEQWVAAIADKIGFDYAVATKRRSGDKNVSVTLPAFDFADKSVVIIDDMASTGRTLAQAAELLMAAGAGQVCAVVTHPLFCGDAEQHINKAGVGHIWSSDSISHSTACIYLNELLARAVRVIM from the coding sequence ATGTTGATTCTCGCTTTTTCCGATTATTTACCACAGGCGCAACGTTTGGCGGCATCCTTGAATCTTCCGGTTAAAGAGGTGTTTTTGCACCATTTTCCCGACGGTGAAAGTTTGGTGCGCTTGCCTGTCGATTTGCCCGAACATGTCATTGTCTGCCGCAGTCTCAATCAGCCCAATGATAAGCTTATCGAGTTGATGCTGACGGCAAACACGGCCCGCCAGTTAGGCGCGAAACGATTGACGCTGGTGGCGCCCTATTTATGCTACATGCGCCAGGATATCGCCAATCAACCGGGCGAAGCGGTCAGTCAACGCATCGTCGGTCAGTTGTTGGCCAATTTGTTCGACGATGTCATCACCGTCGATCCGCATTTGCATCGCATCTCTTCGCTCGATCAGGCTATCCCGTTGCAGAATGCAGTCAGCCTGACGGCCGCCGAACCCATTGCGCGTTTTTTAAAGCAACAGCTAACTCATGCCGTGTTGTTAGGTCCCGACGACGAATCGGAACAATGGGTGGCGGCGATCGCCGACAAGATCGGCTTCGATTACGCCGTGGCGACTAAACGGCGCAGCGGCGATAAAAATGTGTCGGTCACCCTGCCGGCTTTTGACTTCGCCGATAAATCCGTCGTGATTATCGATGATATGGCGAGCACCGGCAGAACTTTGGCTCAGGCTGCAGAATTATTGATGGCGGCGGGTGCGGGACAAGTCTGCGCCGTGGTGACTCATCCATTGTTTTGCGGTGATGCCGAACAACATATTAACAAGGCCGGGGTCGGACATATTTGGAGCAGCGACAGTATCAGCCACTCGACCGCTTGTATTTATCTGAACGAGCTGTTGGCGCGGGCGGTCAGGGTCATTATGTAG
- a CDS encoding SUF system Fe-S cluster assembly regulator, protein MLKLSKLTDYATVVLSHMAKDNAATHAALEISEMTGIAQPTVSKVLKMLAKAGVLNSVRGAKGGYVLARSPEKITVASVISALEGPIALTECSHSHRSCEQASGCHIQGGWNLINQKIFNALESVTLADLILPVTTPREVTIPVTSLYR, encoded by the coding sequence ATGCTAAAGCTGAGTAAATTGACTGATTATGCGACCGTGGTGTTGAGTCATATGGCCAAAGATAACGCGGCAACACATGCGGCTTTGGAGATCTCCGAAATGACCGGCATTGCCCAGCCAACCGTCAGCAAGGTGTTGAAAATGCTGGCGAAGGCCGGCGTATTGAATTCTGTACGCGGCGCTAAAGGCGGTTACGTTTTGGCTAGGTCGCCGGAAAAAATTACCGTGGCTAGCGTGATCAGTGCCTTGGAAGGGCCGATTGCGCTGACCGAATGCAGTCATTCGCATAGAAGCTGCGAGCAGGCCAGTGGTTGTCATATTCAAGGCGGCTGGAACCTGATCAATCAAAAAATTTTTAATGCGCTGGAATCGGTAACGCTGGCGGATTTGATTCTGCCGGTGACAACGCCGCGGGAAGTCACCATTCCCGTAACCAGTTTATATCGCTAA
- the sufD gene encoding Fe-S cluster assembly protein SufD, with protein sequence MSIEQATSRYAAEYENIERLPGHDLPWLQAFRAEALKEFSNKGFPSIREEEWRYTNVSAIEKKLFTPVVAEYAAPIDPDWLASYRLTDAWTVVIVDGRYAPELSNLEGLAEGVVVKSMADALAQNGETVQRYLGQAVAHDEHSLVAFNGAWFADGLFLQVPAKTVLEKPLQLLHMVTQPDLLATTRHLAIVERMAEAQIVETYAGAEQAYLTAAVSEVFVGENASLTLYKLQTESEKAYHFGGTYIKQERYSRFQHHNFAFGGLLARNDIHCDLDVASECELNGLYLGIKRQHLDNHTRINHLKPQGISKEQYKGVLDQRARGVFQGRVIVAEDAQKTDSEMNNRNLLLSDDAEADTKPQLEIYADDVKCSHGVTVGQLDEKSVFYLQSRCIDEKTARNMLTFAFANEMVNKVDIKGLHDLVLAQVLQRFPQQGVEMEWL encoded by the coding sequence ATGAGTATCGAACAAGCCACGAGCCGCTACGCGGCCGAATATGAAAACATCGAACGCCTGCCTGGCCATGATCTGCCCTGGTTGCAGGCCTTCCGTGCCGAGGCTTTGAAGGAATTCTCGAACAAAGGGTTTCCGTCCATTCGCGAAGAGGAATGGCGTTACACCAATGTCTCGGCGATCGAAAAGAAACTGTTTACGCCGGTCGTTGCCGAGTACGCGGCCCCGATCGATCCCGATTGGTTGGCGTCATATCGTTTGACGGATGCCTGGACGGTCGTCATCGTCGATGGCCGCTATGCGCCGGAATTGTCGAACCTGGAAGGTTTGGCGGAAGGCGTGGTGGTCAAGAGCATGGCCGATGCCCTGGCGCAGAACGGCGAGACGGTACAACGCTATCTGGGACAGGCTGTTGCCCATGACGAACACAGCTTGGTCGCCTTCAACGGCGCCTGGTTCGCCGATGGCCTGTTTTTGCAGGTGCCGGCGAAAACTGTGTTGGAAAAACCATTGCAACTTCTGCATATGGTGACGCAGCCTGATTTACTGGCGACCACACGCCATCTAGCGATTGTCGAGCGCATGGCCGAAGCGCAAATCGTCGAGACTTATGCCGGGGCGGAACAGGCTTATCTGACCGCGGCGGTTAGCGAGGTGTTCGTCGGCGAGAATGCCAGCTTGACATTGTACAAGCTGCAAACCGAATCGGAAAAGGCATATCATTTCGGCGGAACGTATATCAAGCAGGAACGCTACAGTCGTTTCCAACATCATAATTTCGCCTTTGGAGGTTTGTTGGCGCGCAACGATATTCATTGCGATCTGGATGTCGCCTCGGAATGCGAATTGAACGGCTTGTACTTGGGTATCAAGCGTCAACATCTGGACAATCATACCCGCATCAACCATCTGAAGCCTCAGGGCATCAGTAAAGAACAGTACAAAGGGGTATTGGATCAGCGGGCCAGAGGCGTGTTCCAAGGTCGGGTGATTGTCGCCGAGGACGCCCAGAAAACCGACTCGGAAATGAATAACCGCAATCTGCTGTTGTCCGATGACGCCGAGGCCGATACCAAGCCGCAGCTAGAGATTTATGCCGACGACGTCAAATGCTCGCACGGCGTGACGGTGGGGCAGTTGGACGAAAAATCGGTGTTTTATCTGCAATCGCGCTGTATCGATGAAAAGACGGCCCGAAACATGCTGACCTTCGCCTTCGCCAACGAAATGGTCAACAAGGTCGACATCAAGGGCCTGCATGACCTGGTTTTGGCTCAGGTGCTGCAGCGATTCCCCCAGCAAGGGGTCGAGATGGAATGGTTATAA
- the sufC gene encoding Fe-S cluster assembly ATPase SufC, protein MLSIENLHVNVDDKAILKGLNLQINPGEVHAIMGPNGAGKSTLSHVLSGKSGYTVTEGTVSYQGQDLLALDPEIRAREGLFLAFQYPVEIPGVSNIYLLKAALNSIRKYRGLNEVDAMDFLTLVKDKVKLLQMDEKFLYRAVNEGFSGGEKKRNEILQAAVLEPKLCILDETDSGLDIDALKVVADGVNSLRSPERSFLMITHYQRLLDYIKPDFVHVLAHGRIVKSGGPELALELEEKGYSWVEEQAA, encoded by the coding sequence ATGCTTAGCATAGAAAATCTTCACGTCAACGTCGACGACAAAGCCATTCTGAAAGGCTTGAATTTGCAGATCAATCCGGGCGAGGTGCATGCGATTATGGGGCCTAACGGCGCCGGCAAAAGCACCTTGTCGCATGTGTTGTCGGGCAAGTCCGGCTATACCGTGACCGAAGGTACGGTCAGTTATCAGGGCCAGGATTTGTTGGCGCTGGACCCGGAAATCCGTGCCCGCGAGGGGCTGTTCCTGGCCTTTCAATATCCGGTCGAAATTCCCGGCGTCAGCAATATCTATTTGCTGAAAGCGGCCTTGAATTCGATCCGCAAATATCGCGGCCTGAATGAAGTCGATGCGATGGATTTTCTGACGCTGGTCAAGGACAAGGTCAAGTTGCTGCAGATGGACGAAAAGTTTTTGTACCGCGCCGTCAACGAAGGTTTTTCCGGCGGCGAGAAAAAGCGCAACGAAATTCTGCAGGCGGCGGTGCTGGAGCCGAAATTGTGCATACTCGATGAAACCGATTCCGGTCTCGATATCGATGCATTGAAGGTCGTCGCCGACGGCGTCAATTCGTTGCGCTCGCCGGAACGCTCGTTTCTGATGATCACCCACTATCAACGCTTGCTCGACTATATCAAGCCGGATTTCGTTCATGTGCTGGCGCATGGCCGCATCGTCAAGTCCGGCGGTCCGGAGCTGGCGCTGGAGCTTGAAGAAAAAGGTTATAGCTGGGTTGAAGAGCAGGCGGCATGA
- the sufB gene encoding Fe-S cluster assembly protein SufB translates to MSSSAQEIEQLIGREYKQGFVTELEADTFPPGLDEDVIRRLSLVKGEPEFMLEYRLKAFRHWRDMKEPDWAQLSIDPIDYQAISYYSAPKKKEGPKSLDEVDPELLETYKKLGIPLDEQERLAGVAVDAVFDSVSVATTFKDKLQDAGVIFCPISEAIRDYPELIKQYLGSVVPTGDNFFAALNSAVFTDGSFVYIPKNVRCPMELSTYFRINAANTGQFERTLIIADEGSYVSYLEGCTAPMRDENQLHAAVVELVALDNAEIKYSTVQNWYPGDKDGKGGIYNFVTKRAECRGVNSKVSWTQVETGSAITWKYPSCVLLGDNSVGEFYSVALTNNMQQADTGTKMIHIGKNTRSTIVSKGISAGKAQNTYRGLVKVAKSADQARNYTQCDSLLVGDRCGAHTFPYVEVKQPSAKVEHEATTSKISEDQLFFCQQRGLSAEDAVSMIVNGFCKEVFKELPMEFAVEAQALLGISLEGAVG, encoded by the coding sequence ATGTCTTCAAGTGCGCAAGAAATCGAACAACTGATCGGCCGGGAATATAAGCAAGGTTTCGTGACCGAGCTGGAAGCGGACACCTTCCCGCCGGGTTTGGACGAGGATGTCATACGTCGCTTGTCTTTGGTCAAGGGAGAACCCGAGTTTATGCTCGAATACCGCTTGAAGGCGTTCAGGCACTGGCGGGACATGAAGGAACCGGATTGGGCGCAGCTGAGCATCGATCCGATCGATTATCAGGCGATCAGTTATTATTCGGCGCCGAAAAAGAAGGAAGGACCAAAGAGCCTGGACGAGGTCGACCCGGAACTGCTGGAAACCTATAAAAAACTCGGCATTCCGCTGGACGAGCAAGAGCGTCTGGCCGGTGTCGCGGTCGATGCGGTGTTCGACAGCGTGTCGGTGGCGACGACATTCAAAGACAAATTACAGGATGCCGGCGTTATTTTCTGTCCGATTTCCGAAGCGATTCGCGATTATCCCGAACTGATCAAGCAATATTTGGGTAGCGTCGTGCCGACCGGCGACAATTTCTTCGCCGCGCTGAACTCGGCCGTGTTCACCGATGGTTCCTTCGTCTACATTCCGAAAAACGTGCGTTGTCCAATGGAGTTGTCGACCTATTTCCGCATTAATGCCGCCAATACCGGCCAGTTTGAACGGACGTTGATCATTGCCGACGAAGGCAGTTATGTCAGTTACCTGGAAGGTTGTACCGCGCCGATGCGCGACGAAAACCAATTGCATGCGGCGGTGGTCGAACTGGTGGCGTTGGATAACGCCGAAATCAAATATTCCACCGTGCAAAACTGGTATCCGGGCGATAAGGACGGCAAGGGCGGTATCTATAATTTCGTGACCAAGCGGGCCGAATGCCGTGGAGTGAATTCCAAGGTGTCCTGGACCCAGGTTGAGACCGGTTCGGCGATTACTTGGAAATACCCTAGTTGCGTTTTGTTGGGCGATAACTCGGTCGGCGAGTTTTATTCGGTGGCCTTGACCAATAACATGCAGCAGGCCGACACCGGCACGAAGATGATTCATATCGGCAAGAACACTCGCAGTACCATCGTGTCGAAGGGTATTTCGGCCGGCAAAGCGCAAAATACTTATCGCGGTCTGGTTAAGGTGGCGAAAAGCGCCGATCAGGCCCGCAACTATACCCAATGCGATTCGCTGTTGGTCGGCGACCGTTGCGGCGCGCATACCTTTCCGTATGTCGAGGTCAAGCAACCCTCGGCCAAGGTCGAACACGAAGCGACGACCTCCAAGATCAGCGAAGACCAATTATTCTTCTGTCAACAGCGCGGGCTTTCGGCCGAGGATGCCGTGTCGATGATCGTTAACGGTTTTTGTAAGGAAGTATTCAAGGAATTGCCGATGGAATTCGCGGTCGAGGCCCAGGCCCTATTGGGTATCAGCCTGGAAGGCGCGGTCGGTTGA
- a CDS encoding NADPH-dependent FMN reductase codes for MNKILAFAGSGRKQSYNKKLAAIAARGAEQAGAEVTIIDLADYPAPIFNQDLEQEQGMPDKAREFKNLLIAHDGFLIASPEYNSAFSPLLKNMIDWASRKESVDEAPLLAYKGKYAAIMATSPGALGGLRGLVFLRLLLNNIGVTVLPDQQAIAKAAQAFAEDGSLVDKQQHQAVLDLGQKLAETIDRQAR; via the coding sequence ATGAACAAGATATTAGCATTCGCCGGTAGCGGCCGGAAGCAATCGTATAACAAAAAACTGGCGGCCATCGCCGCGCGAGGGGCCGAGCAAGCAGGCGCGGAAGTCACGATCATCGACTTGGCCGACTATCCCGCGCCTATCTTCAATCAGGATCTGGAGCAGGAACAAGGCATGCCCGACAAGGCCAGGGAATTTAAGAATTTATTGATTGCCCATGACGGTTTCCTGATCGCTTCGCCGGAATATAACAGCGCCTTCAGCCCCTTGCTAAAAAACATGATTGATTGGGCCTCCCGTAAGGAAAGTGTTGATGAGGCGCCGCTGCTTGCCTACAAGGGGAAGTATGCGGCCATTATGGCGACATCGCCTGGGGCGCTGGGCGGCTTACGCGGCCTGGTGTTTCTGCGCTTGTTGCTCAACAATATCGGCGTGACCGTATTGCCCGATCAACAGGCTATTGCCAAGGCCGCGCAGGCTTTCGCCGAAGACGGTTCGTTAGTGGACAAGCAACAACACCAGGCTGTGCTTGATTTGGGGCAAAAATTGGCTGAAACGATAGATAGACAAGCGCGATGA
- a CDS encoding cysteine desulfurase: MTALPIDKIRADFPILQEKIRNKPLVYLDNAATCQKPNAVIDSISHLYRHEYSNVHRGVHTLSVKSTDRYEGAREKVKHFINAASTKEVIFVKGTTEAINLVAQTFGRANIGAGDEILITAMEHHSNIVPWQLLCQQTGAVLKVAPINRHGELIYDEFEKLLNDKTRLVSVVHMSNALGSINPVKQIIDAAHARNIPVLLDGAQAIPHMPVDVQDLDCDFYAFSGHKLYGPSGIGVLYGKQALLEAMPPYQGGGDMIRKVTFEETEYNTLPYKFEAGTPSIADAVGLGAAIDYLSEIGMDNIAAYEAELLAYATEQARRIDGLRIIGEAEHKGAILSFVLDKIHPHDIGTMLDSLGIAVRAGHHCAMPVMDFFAVPATARASFAVYNTKEEVDVLIEGIKSLIEVFG, from the coding sequence ATGACAGCGTTACCGATAGATAAAATCCGGGCGGATTTTCCTATATTGCAGGAAAAAATTCGTAACAAACCCTTGGTATATTTGGACAATGCCGCGACATGTCAAAAGCCCAATGCGGTGATCGACAGTATTTCGCATTTGTACCGGCACGAATATTCCAATGTGCATCGCGGCGTGCATACCTTGAGCGTCAAATCGACCGACCGCTACGAAGGCGCGCGCGAGAAGGTCAAGCATTTCATCAATGCCGCCAGCACCAAGGAGGTCATTTTCGTCAAGGGGACCACCGAAGCGATCAATCTGGTGGCGCAGACTTTCGGACGGGCGAATATCGGTGCAGGCGACGAGATTTTGATTACCGCGATGGAACATCATTCCAACATCGTGCCGTGGCAATTGCTGTGTCAGCAGACCGGCGCGGTACTGAAGGTTGCGCCGATCAATCGGCACGGCGAGCTGATCTACGACGAATTCGAGAAACTGCTCAATGACAAGACCCGCCTGGTTTCGGTCGTACATATGTCCAATGCCTTGGGGTCGATTAATCCGGTCAAGCAAATCATCGACGCCGCGCATGCCAGGAATATTCCCGTTTTATTGGACGGCGCCCAGGCGATTCCGCATATGCCGGTCGATGTACAGGATCTGGATTGCGATTTTTACGCCTTTTCCGGCCACAAACTGTACGGGCCTTCCGGTATCGGCGTGCTGTACGGAAAACAGGCGTTGTTGGAAGCGATGCCGCCGTACCAAGGCGGCGGCGACATGATTCGAAAAGTAACGTTCGAGGAAACCGAATATAATACGTTGCCCTATAAGTTCGAGGCCGGCACGCCCAGCATCGCCGATGCGGTCGGTCTGGGCGCGGCGATCGATTATTTATCCGAAATAGGCATGGATAACATCGCCGCCTATGAGGCCGAATTGCTGGCTTACGCCACCGAGCAGGCGAGACGAATCGACGGTTTGCGCATCATCGGCGAAGCGGAGCACAAAGGTGCGATCCTGTCGTTTGTGCTGGATAAAATCCATCCGCACGATATCGGCACGATGCTGGACAGTCTCGGTATCGCGGTCAGGGCGGGGCATCATTGCGCGATGCCGGTGATGGATTTCTTCGCCGTACCGGCGACGGCGCGGGCGTCGTTCGCGGTGTACAATACCAAAGAAGAGGTCGATGTGTTAATCGAAGGAATTAAATCCCTAATTGAGGTGTTTGGCTAA